A genomic segment from Peromyscus maniculatus bairdii isolate BWxNUB_F1_BW_parent chromosome 11, HU_Pman_BW_mat_3.1, whole genome shotgun sequence encodes:
- the Serpinb5 gene encoding serpin B5 isoform X1: protein MMDALRLANSAFAVDLFKQLCEKEPAGNILFSPLCLSTSLSLAQVGAKGDTANEIGQVLHFENVKDVPFGFQTVTSDVNKLSSFYSLKLIKRLYIDKSLDPSMEFISSTKRPYAKELETVDFKEKLEETKGQINSSLKELTDGHFENILSENSINDQTKILVINAAYFVGKWMKKFPESETKECPFRVNKTETKPVQMMNLEATFCLGNIDDINAKIIELPFQNKHLSMLIVLPKDVEDESTGLEKIEKQLSPETLLQWTNPSTMANAKIKLSLPKFKVEKRVDPKASLESLGLKSLFNENTSDFSGMSETKGVALSSVIHRVCLEINEDGGESIEVPGSRILQHKDDFNADHPFIYIIRHNKTRNIIFFGKFCSP, encoded by the exons ATGATGGATGCCCTGAGACTGGCAAATTCGGCTTTTGCTGTTGACTTGTTCAAACAGCTATGTGAAAAGGAGCCAGCGGGAAACATCCTCTTCTCTCCATTATGTCTCTCCACCTCCCTGTCACTCGCTCAAGTGGGTGCCAAAGGTGACACAGCAAATGAAATTGGACAG gTCCTTCATTTTGAGAATGTCAAAGATGTACCATTTGGGTTTCAAACAGTCACTTCTGATGTTAATAAGCTCAGTTCATTTTACTCTCTGAAACTAATCAAGCGACTCTACATAGACAAATCTCTGGACCCTTCTATG GAATTTATCAGTTCTACAAAAAGACCATATGCAAAAGAATTGGAAACTGTCGACTTCAAAGAGAAACTGGAAGAAACGAAAGGTCAAATTAACAGCTCTCTCAAGGAACTCAcagatg GCCACTTTGAGAACATTTTATCGGAGAACAGTATAAATGACCAGACCAAAATCCTTGTGATTAATGCTGCCTACTTTGTTGGAAAGTGGATGAAGAAATTTCCTGaatcagaaacaaaagaatgTCCATTCAGAGTCAACAAG ACAGAAACCAAACCGGTACAAATGATGAATCTTGAAGCCACGTTCTGTTTGGGCAACATTGATGACATCAATGCTAAGATCATAGAACTTCCCTTCCAGAATAAGCATCTCAGTATGCTCATCGTGCTCCCCAAGGATGTGGAAGACGAGTCCACAGGCCTAGAAAAG ATTGAAAAACAACTCAGCCCAGAAACACTGTTGCAGTGGACCAACCCCAGCACCATGGCCAACGCCAAAATCAAGCTCTCCCTCCCAAAGTTTAAGGTGGAGAAGAGAGTTGATCCCAAGGCTAGTCTGGAAAGTCTGGGCCTGAAAAGTCTCTTCAATGAAAATACATCTGACTTCTCTGGCATGTCAGAGACCAAGGGAGTGGCCCTATCAAGTGTGATTCACAGGGTATGCCTAGAAATAAATGAAGATGGGGGCGAGTCCATTGAGGTGCCCGGATCCCGGATCTTGCAGCACAAGGATGACTTCAATGCTGACCACCCATTTATTTACATCATTAGACACAACAAAACACGAAACATCATTTTCTTTGGCAAATTCTGTTCTCCTTAA
- the Serpinb5 gene encoding serpin B5 isoform X2: MKKFPESETKECPFRVNKTETKPVQMMNLEATFCLGNIDDINAKIIELPFQNKHLSMLIVLPKDVEDESTGLEKIEKQLSPETLLQWTNPSTMANAKIKLSLPKFKVEKRVDPKASLESLGLKSLFNENTSDFSGMSETKGVALSSVIHRVCLEINEDGGESIEVPGSRILQHKDDFNADHPFIYIIRHNKTRNIIFFGKFCSP; this comes from the exons ATGAAGAAATTTCCTGaatcagaaacaaaagaatgTCCATTCAGAGTCAACAAG ACAGAAACCAAACCGGTACAAATGATGAATCTTGAAGCCACGTTCTGTTTGGGCAACATTGATGACATCAATGCTAAGATCATAGAACTTCCCTTCCAGAATAAGCATCTCAGTATGCTCATCGTGCTCCCCAAGGATGTGGAAGACGAGTCCACAGGCCTAGAAAAG ATTGAAAAACAACTCAGCCCAGAAACACTGTTGCAGTGGACCAACCCCAGCACCATGGCCAACGCCAAAATCAAGCTCTCCCTCCCAAAGTTTAAGGTGGAGAAGAGAGTTGATCCCAAGGCTAGTCTGGAAAGTCTGGGCCTGAAAAGTCTCTTCAATGAAAATACATCTGACTTCTCTGGCATGTCAGAGACCAAGGGAGTGGCCCTATCAAGTGTGATTCACAGGGTATGCCTAGAAATAAATGAAGATGGGGGCGAGTCCATTGAGGTGCCCGGATCCCGGATCTTGCAGCACAAGGATGACTTCAATGCTGACCACCCATTTATTTACATCATTAGACACAACAAAACACGAAACATCATTTTCTTTGGCAAATTCTGTTCTCCTTAA